A single window of Chloroflexota bacterium DNA harbors:
- a CDS encoding alpha/beta hydrolase yields the protein MVSQQNEQVLAIGGGDVQVASKGSGEPLVYLHGAFGYRGWHPFLDALAEDFTVYAPVQPGFVDGAPGPDDIDDMLDLTLYHFDLLEALGLEAPNIAGHFLGGMIAAEMAALRPTSVGKLVLAAPAGLWLDDDPGVDYFATPANELRNVLFAHANSDAAENLMPEPKDDLERGTQIIERVRSLATVGKFLWPIPDKGLKKRMSRIKADTLVVVGEQDKIVPPSYGSEFASRISGATAQTITGAGHMMMLEQAGEFAEAVRFFLRE from the coding sequence ATGGTCTCGCAGCAGAATGAACAGGTCTTGGCGATTGGCGGCGGCGATGTGCAAGTCGCCAGCAAGGGCAGCGGTGAGCCGCTGGTATATCTGCACGGCGCATTTGGCTACCGTGGGTGGCATCCGTTCTTGGACGCGCTCGCGGAAGACTTCACCGTGTATGCGCCGGTGCAACCGGGCTTTGTGGATGGCGCGCCCGGTCCCGACGACATTGATGATATGCTCGACCTGACGCTGTACCACTTCGACCTGCTGGAAGCGCTCGGACTGGAAGCTCCGAATATTGCGGGGCATTTTCTAGGCGGGATGATAGCCGCGGAGATGGCGGCGCTTCGCCCGACGAGCGTGGGCAAGCTGGTGCTCGCTGCGCCGGCAGGCCTCTGGCTGGATGACGATCCCGGCGTGGACTACTTTGCCACGCCAGCCAACGAACTGCGCAATGTGCTGTTCGCGCACGCGAATTCGGATGCGGCGGAAAACCTGATGCCCGAACCAAAAGACGACCTAGAACGCGGCACGCAGATAATCGAGCGCGTGCGATCCTTGGCGACCGTCGGCAAGTTCCTATGGCCAATCCCCGACAAGGGCTTGAAAAAGCGAATGTCGCGCATCAAGGCTGATACGCTAGTCGTCGTGGGCGAGCAAGACAAGATAGTGCCACCATCTTACGGCAGCGAATTCGCCAGCCGCATATCGGGCGCGACGGCGCAGACGATAACGGGCGCGGGACACATGATGATGCTGGAGCAGGCGGGGGAGTTTGCGGAGGCGGTGCGGTTTTTTTTGCGGGAGTGA
- a CDS encoding M1 family metallopeptidase: MTTSNAFLVPANVKPAKYDITLEPDFSTFTFTGSETIQIEVLSPTSAITLNCIEIEIQSCSVTPAAGETIPAQSISFDEEAETATLEFGSELPAGNAALAFEFTGELNDKLRGFYRSTYTDIDGNERHLATTQMEATDARRAFPCWDEPALKAIFDLTLIVPSDMVAESNMPIVSEEEVRPGVKAVRYAETPIMSTYLLAFVVGDLSYIEGVADNGTLMRVFTTRGHEEQGRFALDTSIRLLKYLNDYFGIPYPLPKLDHFAIPDFAAGAMENWGAITYRETALLVDPENTSVGTRQVVAAIIAHEMAHMWFGDLVTMEWWNDLWLNESFASWMGDRATDALFPDWEMWTQFVSNDTNRALSLDGLRNSHPIEQEVSNPAQIGELFDAISYSKGGSILRMLEDYLGAETFQKGLNKYLTTHQYDNATRTDLWNALGEVSGEPVAEIMDSWVLQTGYPMLDVGIEREDGNINLHMMQRRFVYDAILEDSQADETLWKVPVGVYTSNGSESASKLMDTKLLAWDVPDNGAADDAWTKINPVQNGFYRVRYSSADLQKLVEPIRSKTLTPIDRLGIQNDAYALSRAGIIPATDFLTIAEAYRSEDNAPVCADLSSNLGGMDNLLADESFYGNFQAFSRSVFQQVAASVGWDEKPGESHMDALLRSTVLNHIGGNDDEDTLREAAARFSAYADDPSSVSPDIRGMVFRLAAKRGGRAEYDAMWQLRADTPLQEEKVRFLYGLSSFEDKALLAETLNRSLGDEVRVHETVSVMTLVAGNTQGRDLAWQFLKDNWAELDRRYGEGGFAIMRLVGIASAFTTLEMRDDVERFFTDNPAPGGERTVRQSLERIRLNAAWLDRNRDELAGWFVG; encoded by the coding sequence ATGACCACTTCAAACGCATTTCTGGTCCCGGCGAATGTCAAGCCTGCCAAGTACGACATCACGCTAGAGCCGGACTTCAGCACATTCACATTCACCGGCAGCGAAACGATTCAGATTGAAGTGCTTTCGCCAACTAGCGCCATCACGCTGAACTGCATCGAAATCGAAATTCAGTCGTGCTCAGTAACGCCGGCCGCCGGCGAGACTATCCCCGCGCAAAGTATATCTTTCGACGAAGAAGCCGAGACTGCGACGCTAGAGTTCGGCAGTGAATTGCCCGCCGGCAACGCAGCGCTCGCCTTCGAGTTCACCGGGGAGTTGAACGACAAGCTGCGTGGCTTCTATCGCAGCACCTACACCGACATCGACGGCAACGAACGCCACTTGGCGACCACGCAGATGGAAGCGACGGACGCGCGCCGCGCATTCCCCTGCTGGGATGAACCCGCGCTGAAAGCGATATTTGACCTCACGCTCATCGTTCCATCGGACATGGTGGCCGAGTCCAACATGCCCATCGTCAGCGAGGAAGAGGTGCGTCCGGGAGTCAAGGCGGTACGCTATGCCGAGACGCCTATCATGTCCACCTACCTGCTTGCCTTCGTCGTGGGCGACTTGTCATACATAGAAGGCGTCGCGGACAACGGTACACTAATGCGCGTCTTCACCACACGCGGACACGAAGAGCAAGGGCGTTTCGCCTTGGACACTTCCATCCGCCTGCTGAAATACCTGAACGACTACTTCGGCATCCCCTACCCGCTACCGAAGCTCGACCACTTCGCAATCCCGGACTTCGCCGCCGGCGCGATGGAAAACTGGGGAGCGATTACCTACCGCGAGACCGCGCTGCTCGTCGATCCGGAGAACACATCGGTCGGCACACGCCAAGTTGTCGCAGCCATCATCGCCCACGAAATGGCGCACATGTGGTTCGGCGACCTCGTAACCATGGAATGGTGGAACGACCTCTGGCTCAACGAAAGCTTTGCATCTTGGATGGGCGACAGGGCGACGGACGCGCTGTTCCCCGACTGGGAAATGTGGACGCAGTTCGTCTCAAACGACACCAACCGCGCGCTCAGCCTAGACGGTCTGCGCAACTCGCATCCCATCGAGCAGGAAGTCAGCAATCCGGCGCAAATTGGCGAGCTGTTCGACGCGATTAGCTACAGCAAGGGCGGCTCCATACTGCGCATGCTCGAAGACTACCTCGGCGCGGAGACATTCCAGAAAGGCTTGAACAAATACCTGACAACACACCAGTACGACAACGCGACCCGAACCGACCTGTGGAACGCGCTCGGAGAAGTGTCCGGCGAGCCGGTTGCGGAGATAATGGACAGTTGGGTGCTGCAGACCGGCTATCCAATGCTGGATGTCGGCATCGAGCGCGAAGACGGCAATATCAACCTGCACATGATGCAGCGCCGGTTCGTATATGACGCCATACTTGAAGATAGCCAGGCGGACGAAACACTTTGGAAGGTGCCAGTCGGCGTGTACACTTCCAACGGCAGTGAGAGCGCGTCTAAGCTGATGGACACGAAGCTCCTGGCATGGGATGTGCCCGACAACGGCGCTGCGGACGACGCATGGACGAAAATCAACCCCGTGCAGAACGGTTTCTATCGTGTGCGCTATTCCAGCGCGGACTTGCAGAAGCTCGTTGAACCAATTCGCTCCAAGACGCTGACGCCCATCGACCGGCTCGGCATTCAGAATGACGCATACGCGCTCAGTCGCGCGGGCATTATCCCTGCGACAGACTTCCTCACGATAGCCGAGGCGTATCGCAGCGAAGACAACGCGCCGGTATGCGCCGACCTATCGTCCAACCTGGGCGGCATGGACAATCTGCTTGCGGACGAGTCGTTCTACGGTAATTTCCAAGCGTTCTCGCGCAGTGTGTTCCAGCAAGTCGCCGCGAGCGTCGGCTGGGACGAGAAGCCTGGCGAGTCGCACATGGACGCTCTGCTTCGCAGCACAGTGCTGAACCACATCGGCGGCAACGACGACGAAGACACTCTACGCGAAGCCGCCGCCCGCTTCTCCGCCTACGCAGACGACCCGAGCAGTGTTAGCCCGGACATTCGCGGTATGGTCTTCCGCCTAGCCGCGAAGCGTGGCGGCCGCGCCGAGTACGATGCGATGTGGCAGCTCCGCGCCGACACGCCGTTGCAGGAAGAAAAAGTGCGCTTCCTGTATGGGCTGTCGTCGTTCGAGGACAAGGCGCTGCTCGCAGAAACGCTGAACCGCTCGCTCGGCGACGAGGTGCGCGTGCACGAAACGGTGAGCGTGATGACGCTGGTCGCCGGCAACACGCAGGGACGCGACCTCGCGTGGCAATTCCTCAAGGACAACTGGGCGGAACTTGACAGACGCTACGGCGAAGGCGGCTTTGCCATCATGCGGCTCGTGGGCATCGCATCCGCGTTCACCACGCTGGAAATGCGCGACGATGTGGAGCGTTTCTTCACGGACAACCCCGCGCCCGGCGGCGAGCGCACCGTGCGCCAGTCTCTGGAACGCATCCGCCTAAACGCCGCGTGGCTAGACCGCAACCGCGACGAGTTAGCGGGGTGGTTCGTCGGCTAG
- a CDS encoding enoyl-CoA hydratase (Catalyzes the reversible hydration of unsaturated fatty acyl-CoA to beta-hydroxyacyl-CoA), giving the protein MSYEFITYEKKGRIAYVTINRPERLNALHPPANAELYHAFSAFRDDPDAWIAILTGTGERAFSAGNDLRYTAERGRRDRSGEIARFGGITSNFECWKPIIAAVNGYALGGGLELAMACDIIIAADHAEVGLPEPRVGLIAGAGGVHRLPRHVPYKIAMGMLLTARRIPVQEAYRLGLVNEVVPLADLMATAERWANEILEVAPLSARASKQMATSGYDWPLDIALNRTYSEQLKAAASDDFVEGPLAFSEKRKPNWTAS; this is encoded by the coding sequence ATGTCGTACGAATTCATCACATACGAAAAGAAGGGGCGCATCGCCTATGTAACCATCAACAGGCCCGAACGCCTGAACGCGCTGCATCCACCCGCGAACGCTGAGCTGTACCATGCATTCAGCGCATTCCGAGACGACCCGGACGCGTGGATCGCGATACTCACCGGCACCGGAGAGCGTGCGTTCAGCGCCGGCAATGACCTACGATACACCGCAGAGCGCGGCAGACGCGACCGCTCCGGCGAGATTGCCCGATTCGGCGGCATCACATCCAACTTCGAGTGCTGGAAGCCCATAATCGCCGCAGTCAACGGCTACGCTCTCGGCGGTGGGCTGGAACTCGCCATGGCATGCGACATTATCATCGCCGCAGACCACGCAGAGGTCGGCTTGCCTGAGCCGCGCGTTGGGCTGATTGCCGGCGCGGGCGGCGTTCACAGACTGCCGCGCCATGTCCCATACAAGATTGCTATGGGCATGCTGCTCACCGCGCGCCGCATACCCGTGCAGGAAGCGTACCGACTCGGCTTGGTCAACGAAGTCGTGCCGCTGGCAGACCTCATGGCGACAGCGGAGCGCTGGGCGAACGAAATCCTAGAAGTCGCGCCACTGTCGGCGCGAGCGAGCAAGCAGATGGCAACGAGCGGCTACGACTGGCCACTTGACATCGCTCTCAACCGCACATACTCTGAGCAGCTTAAAGCCGCTGCGTCCGACGACTTCGTAGAGGGACCGCTGGCGTTCTCCGAAAAGCGCAAGCCCAACTGGACGGCGAGCTAG
- a CDS encoding nitroreductase family protein: MDDAPVLLLACIEHGGTTNLTTGSSIYPAVQNILLAARGLGLGSVLTTFHKQFEGEVREIFGIPDNVETAALLPIGYPADGVRYGTTRRKPIEEVTHWDSWGGRK; encoded by the coding sequence ATGGACGATGCCCCCGTTCTGCTGCTCGCCTGCATCGAACACGGTGGCACAACCAACCTGACCACCGGATCGTCCATATACCCGGCCGTGCAGAACATTCTTCTCGCCGCGCGCGGGCTTGGGTTGGGCAGCGTGCTCACCACATTCCACAAACAATTCGAAGGAGAAGTGCGCGAGATATTCGGCATCCCGGATAATGTGGAAACCGCCGCGCTGCTGCCCATCGGCTACCCGGCGGACGGCGTGCGCTACGGTACCACGCGCCGCAAGCCCATCGAAGAAGTTACCCACTGGGATAGCTGGGGCGGCAGGAAGTAA
- a CDS encoding TIGR03617 family F420-dependent LLM class oxidoreductase, producing MEATQMKVGTGMRGGLVADIPENARKAEELGYDFFATNETKHNPFVTATLAAEHTKHAQVRTSIALAFARSPMDTAYMAWDLQSLSGGRFQLGMGSQVRGHIVRRFNMPWGRPAPRMREYIQAMRHVWDSWQHGTRVNFQGDFYNFNLMPPFFTPDPIEYPDIKIYIAAVNERMLQVAGEVCDGVLLHSFGTFKYINDVVIPNLQKGADKAGRSLSDIDINGGAYIITGPSEESIDRSRQEVKNAISFYASTRSYAPVMNHHGWNDTAQRLYRMSVDNKWGEMGALITDEMLDEFAIVGGYDEIVDKIKDTYGPFASSLSFSIPVNSGEDEEILKDMIARLQAD from the coding sequence ATGGAGGCAACGCAGATGAAGGTCGGCACAGGAATGCGAGGCGGGCTGGTGGCGGACATTCCCGAAAACGCTCGTAAGGCGGAAGAGTTGGGCTATGACTTTTTCGCCACGAATGAAACCAAGCACAACCCGTTTGTAACCGCGACGCTGGCGGCGGAACATACGAAGCATGCACAGGTGCGAACATCTATCGCGCTGGCATTCGCGCGCAGCCCGATGGACACGGCGTATATGGCGTGGGACTTGCAGTCGCTATCGGGCGGACGCTTTCAGCTTGGTATGGGCAGTCAGGTGCGGGGGCACATCGTCCGGCGCTTCAACATGCCGTGGGGACGACCGGCGCCGCGTATGCGCGAATACATACAGGCGATGCGCCATGTTTGGGACAGTTGGCAACACGGCACGCGCGTGAACTTTCAGGGCGACTTCTATAATTTCAACCTGATGCCGCCGTTCTTCACGCCCGATCCGATTGAGTATCCGGACATCAAGATATACATTGCGGCGGTCAACGAGCGGATGCTGCAGGTGGCGGGGGAAGTGTGCGACGGCGTGCTGCTGCACTCGTTCGGCACATTCAAGTACATCAACGATGTGGTTATACCCAACTTGCAGAAGGGCGCGGACAAGGCGGGCAGATCGCTGTCAGACATCGACATAAACGGCGGGGCGTACATCATCACCGGTCCCAGTGAGGAGAGCATAGACCGCAGCCGGCAAGAAGTGAAGAACGCAATATCGTTCTACGCATCTACGCGTAGCTACGCGCCGGTGATGAATCACCACGGCTGGAACGACACGGCGCAGCGGCTATACCGCATGTCTGTGGATAACAAGTGGGGCGAGATGGGCGCGCTTATTACCGACGAGATGCTTGATGAATTCGCCATAGTGGGCGGCTATGATGAAATCGTGGACAAGATTAAGGACACCTACGGTCCGTTCGCTAGCTCGCTAAGCTTTTCGATTCCTGTGAACTCCGGCGAGGATGAGGAGATACTGAAGGATATGATTGCTCGGTTGCAGGCGGATTAG
- a CDS encoding guanylate kinase translates to MPAQTARNPLLLVLSGPSGVGKDLLLSRLREVGTPYHFTVTATTRPKRASERDGEDYHFVSIRQFESMIADDELLEWATVHGNYYGVPKAQVMDALSMGKDVILKIDVQGAATVRQLAPDALFIFLAPPSEAELERRLRGRGTEDTATLQRRIDQARHELREAEKFDYTVVHHTDATDKAALEIEDIIRAERNRIPPRAFDF, encoded by the coding sequence ATGCCCGCGCAAACCGCCCGCAACCCGCTCCTGCTTGTATTATCCGGACCGTCCGGCGTAGGCAAGGACCTGCTGCTCTCGCGCCTGAGAGAAGTCGGCACGCCCTACCACTTCACCGTTACGGCAACGACCCGCCCCAAACGCGCCAGCGAGCGCGACGGAGAGGACTACCACTTCGTCAGTATCCGACAATTCGAGTCAATGATTGCCGATGACGAACTGTTGGAGTGGGCGACCGTACACGGCAACTACTACGGAGTGCCTAAGGCACAGGTGATGGATGCCTTGAGTATGGGGAAAGATGTCATTCTCAAGATTGATGTGCAGGGCGCGGCGACCGTGCGCCAGTTAGCGCCGGACGCACTCTTCATATTCCTCGCGCCACCCAGCGAAGCCGAACTAGAGCGCCGTTTGCGCGGACGCGGCACCGAAGACACCGCCACACTGCAACGCCGCATCGACCAAGCCCGCCACGAACTACGGGAAGCCGAAAAATTCGACTACACCGTAGTCCACCACACCGACGCCACCGACAAAGCCGCCCTCGAAATCGAAGACATCATCCGCGCAGAACGCAATCGAATCCCGCCGCGCGCCTTCGATTTCTGA